Part of the Centroberyx gerrardi isolate f3 chromosome 11, fCenGer3.hap1.cur.20231027, whole genome shotgun sequence genome is shown below.
GCACTGACACACGGGCCCAGTGAAGTGGGTGAAGCAGGTGCCACCGTTCTGGCAGGGACGGGCGCCGCAGGCATCCGAGCGCACGCTGCAGTTCTTGCCAGTGTAGCCCAGGGTGCAGGAGCAGGTGTAGTCATTCACACCGTCTTGGCAGGTGCCGGCGTTCTGGCAGGGGCCCGAGGCACAGTCGTCAATGTTGACCTGGCAGTTGGCACCGGTGAAGCCCGGCTGACAGCGACACAGCACACTCTGGCCCAGGTCCAGACACTCCCCACCTGCAGGAGGGAGAAAATAACACGGCTCTGTTTAGCATCATGCAGACAAGGGAAGACCATTCAGTGTGTTTAAAGAGGGGGTGTTAATGGGATTACATTTAGCACTGTGTCAGGGTTGTCTGGAAACGATGTGACAAACTGTTTCGAGTGCATAGGTGCAGTGCAATTCTAATTTGTTTCAATATGGGGTGAGGGGAGAGACTAATGTTCAAAGTTAAGTTTAACCCCAGGTTCCTCTGTTTGAGCAAAACTGTCCTATAACTGGGGGACCTGAGTAACTGTTCGGCTCTTGTATCTGGCTTGGTGGATGGATATGCCCTCATTGAATGCTCCCACTACCTTGCCAGAACCAAATGATCAGAATGCCTTTCCAGTATACTGATTTAGAAAGTGGTTGTGGTGACACAAGCTCTCTAAAACAAGTACTTTTTAAATTCTAGAATGTTATACTTGGTATGCAAGAGGGTAAACTGTAAAACTCTGCCTTGAAATTGTGGTGTTctgaatattttttataattttttatttagcATACAGGAAATACTATATTCTGTATGCTATATGAGCATATGGTCATGACCAGAGGGTGAGAGTGCTGCATTCAGAGGTTATGGGCAATTGGGTGTCTGACCTCTGCATGGTGTTTTGCCCCAACAATACCAGCAGAGGGAGCCAACAGCTGACAGACCCCACTAGACTTATTCCCCTTTGGCAAGCCCATTTTAGGAATTCAGATGATAACACATTTAATATTAGAAAAATTGTCACTATCCTCTAGACATTGCACCACATCATTGCCATAAGCCACAAAAAGGGCGTAAGGTAATACCGATTCACTAAAAAAAGGCAAGTATATCCAGCCATGAATCTGCTGGTTTGCACTTCAACCACAAGATGTCAGCGGTGTCGAGGCCCATCCTGCCACTCACCATTGAGACAGGGGCTGTTGCTGCAGCGGTCCAGCTTCTTTTCACAGTTGGAGCCGGTGTAGCTGGGCGGGCAGCGGCAGGTGTAGCCTCCGGTCAGCGTCTCCACACAGGTGCCGCCGTTGAAGCAGGGGCCGTCGGCGCACGTCATGGCAATGATCTCGCAGTTCTTACCGTAGAAACCCTGCGGGCAGGTGCATGAATAGTCGTTCTCCAGGTCCTACAGgggaagacaaagaaaaacttTAATGTTAAGGAAAGAATATCTAGATGAAAGTCTCAAAGTAGTTATCTTTAGAAGTCTGACAGTGATCAAATCAAACTACAACAGTCACAGGATACTGCTTAAACATTAAAGAATGGGACAAGGTAAACAAAGAGAGCAAAATGACACTTTAGGTGTAGACTAAGGCAACTAAACCTGACACTAAAGTATTCATCTCTGATTATGTCAGATAATTATGGTCTCAGAGTTGCTCATTTTCAAAAGAGATGAGTGTATTTTCCCTTTGTTTAACATGTTGTCCCCTAAGATTATCCAAAACCAACTGTTAAATGTGCTACataacattttgtgtttctcaatattaagactacatttcccataaaccctgaaGATGTTtctatttgccaatatgcattCAGACCAGGTAAGCAAACATGAAGTTGAAATTATGCAGTTAGAacagtggaactggaataaaataTTACTTGTTCCTGTTTTGTGTGGTAAAGCAATCCAGtagattttaaaaatgcaaatgtaaaatgcagtgtagaggccggtatggctaccaatcgtctcggtgatggtcttgtttgtttacggtaattaaaCTAATGCTAATGTGGTAATGGTTTATTGACGATAAAATGCCACAtacagcacctttaaaataaATAGACTTGATTGTACTGTATACTCACGTTGCAGCTGCCTCCGTTCTTGCAGGGGTTGCTGTCACACTCGTTGGTTTCCAGCTCGCAGTTGGTGCCTCCGTAGCCGGGCCGGCAGGTGCAGGTGTAGCTGCCCTGGCCCGTGTTGGTGCAGGTGGCGCCGTTGGCACAGGGCCGGTGGTTGGTGCAGTAGTTGAGGTCCTGGTCACAGAAGAGGCCCCCCCAGCCCTCCTGACAGTTGCACTGCCACGGCTGGCTGCACGTCCCGTGGAGGCAGCCTGGGTAGCGGACGCACTCGTTGCAGGAGGGGCCCTGCCAGCCCATACGACACGTACAGCCCCCTGGGGCCTCGCAGTAGCCGTGCTTCTCGCTGCAGTCCGCCGAGCAGatggctggagaggagagggaggggagggtgtgtgATTACAATGGGCACGCCTTCTCatacatctcacacacacacacatgtacagagcACCCTGTCTGACCCCAGCCCTGTTTCAGACTTCACTGTTGGTTAAGTATTAAGCCAAGCAGCTGGTAGGCACACCACCGGAGACAAATGCTTTCTTTTTATCTCCtccccactacacacacacagacacacacacacacacacacacacacacaccaaaacacacacacacacaatttcactCAGAAGAagtgcaaacacacgcacacatacacacacacagaccacctTGAAAAATGTGTCTCTCTAACGGGGGTCATGGCTCTTTCTCTCATTGTAATGGAGAACAAAAGGCAGATGGAGCACCACAGCCTTCCTCGCTATGGAGTAAAACACAGCACTGCAGGACGTCTGCCAGATAAAGGAGATACTCCATGTGCTCTGAAAAGACCGCTGTCTAAAGTTTACTGTGTCTGCTTAAGAGATTAAAGAataagcttaaaaaaaaaccactttCATCCATGCCTTGACTAACTTTGAGTTGAATACACTTTAAAATCTTGAGAGGGATAAAGGTTtgatttatcttatcttacaaaTAATGTTTCCTTTGAGGCCGTTGTTTTGTAATTTCACCTCAAGTGCAAccgtctttatttatttatacccAAAGTGTAATATTTCATTACTTGCTCAGGTGTGTTTGCTTTAAACTATTTTAGGTACTGCAAGAGAGTCACTGATAGAAACTGCATTAGTAGCTGGATCAATCTGCCTGAATCAGCaagttttttattcattatctCCTTAATGAAAAGAATAATAGTatcaatataatagatttgagAAGGATAGGCCTACTATACAAATATTACATATTATCTATAGGAATCTTATATGAATATGGTGATACCATCagagaataaaaaataacattaagtaggataaggtcactataaactcactatgaGTACCACAGAAACACTTTAAATTCCTATAGAGGAAAATTACAGTGATTTCCCCTTGAGCCTTATGTAAACACACTAATGTGATGCTCTATTGATCCCTGCACCCCTCCATAGAGAGATCAGAGCTATAAGGTcaactacagaacagcacccttGGGAGCTGGTGTAGggcttcagtgccttgctcaaggacacttcggcgGTCACCATGTGTCCACTTACGCTCAGAGCAGTAGTTTCCCTTCCAGCCCTCCAGACAGATGCGGTGGCCCTCCTCGTCGCAGGTGTAGTGGCCCAGCGTGTCGTCTCTCGGCCTGCAGTATTCAGCGCAGCCGTCGCCGAAGTAGTACTCGTCGCAGAAGACGTGGTAGGAGTAGCGCAGCTCGCTCTGCTCGCCGAAATGCACGTCCTGGGACCAGTCCTCGCCGATGGCAAGTCTCCTTCTGGTCGCCAGACGGCTCACGAGGTTGTTTTGGTTGTCTGCAGAGGGGAATGGAGTTTATTAATCGGTTGATCTTGCGAGGAAGCTGGTGCGTAAAAGCTTTAAGCGCGTCTTGGGCATCAGTTGGATACGGCAAGGCAAGGACACTCGCCATACCTCAGCCTAAGAGAATCCGAATTTGATATTGTAGTTTTTTACCATGATAATACAGAGCAGagatcaaacaaaatcaaagtcAGATTAAACTattatttggaagccatatctttAAATAAGTCCCTGCGTTATGTTGATGACCtgaatttatcacattgaccaaataagaGGCTAATATCTATTTCCATATAGGAAAACACCTACCTGTGTATTCAGTCGGAGATTCAGCGTTCCAGGCTTCAATGATCAACGAAAATGTTCcctaaaacagaaaaaggcgCATTCAGTGCTTGGAAAAGGTAATGCCAATAATACATACAGTTCATCTGAGTAACTTTACGCACTTATCTGACCAGTGTTACATAAAAAGTGGGTTATGACCTGTAGTCAGTGATTTTCTTAAGGCAAACCAATATTAACAAATGTCAATACTATCTTCAGAACAGCAATGATTCATGTTGTTTCCTATCCTCATATCACTTAGCCTACGTCAGTTTGATACTAGCCTAGTTACTGTGATGTGTACTAGGAATAAAGTTTTATTTCAGACTGAAATTGTAAACTTTATTCCATAAATAAGAAGTTTAGTGCATGGGTTTAGCCTCCACTATATTCCTACATGCAATTATATGATAATGTGCATTTACCGGCCACTTGAAGTGGAAAGGCACCCTGATGGGAGCGCTGCTAGAAATTGAGGTGTGATCCGCCCTGATGACGTTGGTGTGTCCGGTCCCAAAGGTGCAGGGTGGCTCTGCCGAGATCACATCCTCTGGGTGTTTAAGGCAAATTCTGAAAAATATATGGCAATCCCTGTGTCTTCTGCAGATGCGCTGCGCCGTGTGGAATGAATGGATTTTCAACTCAAACACACCAGAGGACAATACCTGGAAAGACAGATCAAGAAGTTGATATTAGACGCGCTGTGCGTAAAGACACTTTGAGGATACAACTTTGAGGTGTTTTTAGTTCCAAAACACCCGAGGCTATACGTACCACTTGTACTAAGGCCAGAGCCAAGAGATATCTCAGATGTAGATGCGCCATTTCTTCCAAAATTTTGCTTCCCAGTTCTAGGTGGCTGTATGCATTCGTTGTATCCAATAATATTTCCAAAAACTGGCGAGGAAAACttgtagggaaaaaaaaaaactttaaaacacAACTTTCATTGCTGAGAAATGTGTGTGCGCAGCAAGGTCCAAGGGATGTCCAGTAAATCCTTGTCTTCTTTGATTCCTATCTTCTATCCTAGTCGGTGCTGCACTTGTTTATGTTCTGGTGCGTAAAGGCGCAGAGCGCTTTTATACCTTCTGATGCTCCGCGTCACATGGAAGGAGGTGGAGCCGGAGCAGACCTCTGGGGACCAGCAGGGACACGAGGGACCTGTGTGGGGAATTGAACAGCTTACACTACATCTGGGCAAAGTTGAAAAGTATGCACAAGGAAGAAAAAATGGCGCAAGGAAGATATGTTtagctttattttttataataaaataaacctAGTAATCTTTAACTGCTAGTCACCCAGGCAAGTTTAGCCTATTAAAGATAAGGCATAAATCATGTAGCCTACAGATCATAAAAGCAAACTTCAGATCCAAATTTCAGCTACATCCTATATGTTATTTAAGCAGCTCAGTGATGTCCCAGTAAAGAAATTATTTTCCATAACCACTGAAGTAGTGGGGGGAGATTTCCTCCAAAATTGactataaaataacaaaaaatagaaaataactaACTCCCAAGAAATTATATGGTGATTTAGAGATTCTAAGTTTTGCAGTAGGCCTGTAACGTGTCAAACAGTGAGTGTTTCACGACAACAGTTTATTGGACCAAGGCTGCATTTCATCAAACCTGTATAGGATGGATAACAGCGGTGAACACAACTTGAACTACATTTTCGAGGCTATAATCATTGTTtagaatgtttttctttctttctggagTATAGGCCTATAGACCAAACACGGATCAGAAGGAATCGGGGAAGAATACCGtagcctttctttctttggacACCAACATTATAATTACTCTGACGCGTGTTAGGTGACAAAGAGTGGGCAGGTTCCGGATAAGACCTTTCCATTGTGCGCCTCGGCTGTTCAGGCCTCTTCTGTTGTGCTCTTGAGCccggggagggggggtgaggggggtaaAGGCGGGTGGGGGGTATTGTGGGGGCTCCTGCAGGACTGAGAGTTTGGCCTATCATATTGCCTTTGTCTGGACCTCATGCGAACAGCTGTATGGTAATAAACGGCACATGGTCCACCGTGTGGGGCTCCAAGCCCGGCTATTGTCTCCTCAAACCGTCcacccccagcacacacacacacacacacacacacacacacacacacagacacacacacacacacacacactccaccgcTTTAACCCCTTTACTGCGTATTGATTTCAGCCGTCATCTGCAGCACCTGTCACTGGAGGGTAAACACACCTAAACTCTTATTTACAGAACTGAGTTGACCCTCTCTTTTAAGCAGACATAAATCTGTCTGGCCTAAATTTATAGTCAGTAAAATGGATGTGGTCTTCTTAAGTCTtcaaattaatgtttttctgaaaatattgatttttggtTTTGGTAGGCTAGTTGTTTACCTTATGGTGATCTCCGACTGGGGGTCAAATAGTTTACACGCAATTTTATTTACCACATCACTGGTCATTGACTTCGatctgatatatatatataggcccaaacataaaaaaaacaacaacactgtgatGAAGAGTTTGAAATTGTAAAATTAGGCAAATATGCATGTTAGGCTATCTGTTTGGATGGATATGGCAAATATGGGTGAAACCTATTGGCACCATTTCAGCGGAGAAAAACATCACATGAAAATAATTCTAAGCACAGGGCAGCATAGGGCTTAATTTGCAAAAGTCTCCATTGAAATTTTCAACAAAGTGGTCCAGCGAGCCTGCCTTTGAACTTCATCTTGACGCAACAAAGTGACTTTAAGTCAAAGATTCAAGTTCAGTTGATTCGTTTAAGAAGCGCAATTTCCCGAAAGTTATgagctaaaataataataatactaataacgGGCGAGGACATAAGGCAGAGCTGTTTGTTATGCGCACTGTGTACAAGaacgcgtttgtgtgtgtgtgtgtgtgtgtgtgtgtgtgtgtgtgtgtgtgtgtgtgtagggtagGGCAGGGTAGGGGGTTGGGACGTCCTATTGATATTATAATGAGGAAGGGACGCGTGCCTGAAGTGGCCCCCATACATCCTTCCTGGCACGCTCCTTCCCTCCGCGACAAACAAAAGAGCTAGAAATATAAATCATCGCATGTAGAGTATAGAGCTAAATAACGAAGTATATC
Proteins encoded:
- the dlb gene encoding delta-like protein B: MAHLHLRYLLALALVQVVLSSGVFELKIHSFHTAQRICRRHRDCHIFFRICLKHPEDVISAEPPCTFGTGHTNVIRADHTSISSSAPIRVPFHFKWPGTFSLIIEAWNAESPTEYTDNQNNLVSRLATRRRLAIGEDWSQDVHFGEQSELRYSYHVFCDEYYFGDGCAEYCRPRDDTLGHYTCDEEGHRICLEGWKGNYCSEPICSADCSEKHGYCEAPGGCTCRMGWQGPSCNECVRYPGCLHGTCSQPWQCNCQEGWGGLFCDQDLNYCTNHRPCANGATCTNTGQGSYTCTCRPGYGGTNCELETNECDSNPCKNGGSCNDLENDYSCTCPQGFYGKNCEIIAMTCADGPCFNGGTCVETLTGGYTCRCPPSYTGSNCEKKLDRCSNSPCLNGGECLDLGQSVLCRCQPGFTGANCQVNIDDCASGPCQNAGTCQDGVNDYTCSCTLGYTGKNCSVRSDACGARPCQNGGTCFTHFTGPVCQCPKGFMGPSCEFTLQPNFKPALRQTSQPSSATLTASCVLAVLVLALVAGIIVLRRRRRLRGRKQLSDVAVYNDLETVNNLGGSEREAFLGPNGLFKISNGTARLSLSLNPDGRSGYRHSPMESSLARGERQDFMWREEAGLGSAVGLR